A single genomic interval of Corylus avellana chromosome ca10, CavTom2PMs-1.0 harbors:
- the LOC132164218 gene encoding uncharacterized protein LOC132164218 — MPRISMPFVGLLFLCISWAAIAVAEEAEYMKYKDPKRSINSRIKDLLQRMTLAEKIGQMVQVDRTVATAEIMKEYSIGSILSGGGSVPRPEASPEDWLKMVNDFQKGSLSTRLGIPMIYGIDALHGNNNVYKATIFPHNVGLGATRDAELVKRIGAATALEVKATGINYAFAPCIAVCRDPRWGRCYESYSEDPEIVKEMTDIILGLQGEIPAGSRKGVPYVGGKDKILACAKHFVGDGGTIRGINANNTEIDWHGLLSIHMPGYYQAITKGVGTIMVSYSSWNGNKMHANRNLVTNFLKKTLRFRGFVISDSGGIDWITYPPHANYSYSVLAGVQAGIDMIMVPYNYTEFIDTLTNHVNNKAIPMSRIDDAVRRILRVKFTMGLFENPLADHAFVGQLGSQAHRDLAREAVRKSLVLLKNGENADDPLLPLPKKATKILVAGSHADNLGYQCGGWTITWQGLGGNNNTAGTTILGAIKAAVDPSTEIIFSENPNVSFVKANNFSYAIVVVGEPPYAETQGDSLNLTMSEPGLDTITNVCGGVKCVVVVVSGRPIMIQPYVTLMDALVAAWLPGSEGHGVADVLFGDYGFSGKLSRTWFRTVDQLPMNVGDPHYDPLFPFGFGLTTKPV, encoded by the exons ATGCCGAGGATTTCCATGCCATTTGTGGGACTGTTGTTCCTGTGCATCAGCTGGGCGGCCATTGCAGTAGCAGAAGAAGCAGAATACATGAAATACAAGGACCCAAAACGCTCCATAAATAGTAGAATAAAAGATTTACTGCAGCGGATGACGTTGGCAGAGAAGATTGGTCAGATGGTGCAGGTGGATCGTACGGTAGCCACGGCTGAGATAATGAAGGAATACTCAATAGGAAGTATATTGAGCGGTGGAGGAAGCGTGCCACGCCCGGAGGCTTCGCCGGAGGATTGGTTGAAGATGGTGAATGATTTCCAAAAAGGTTCACTCTCTACCCGTCTCGGCATTCCTATGATTTATGGCATTGATGCTCTTCATGGAAACAATAATGTCTACAAGGCCACTATTTTCCCCCACAACGTTGGTCTTGGAGCTACAAG GGATGCTGAGCTTGTGAAGAGGATTGGTGCAGCAACTGCTCTTGAGGTTAAGGCTACTGGGATCAACTATGCTTTTGCTCCATGCATTGCG GTTTGTAGAGATCCCAGATGGGGTAGGTGCTACGAGAGCTACAGTGAGGATCCCGAAATTGTCAAAGAAATGACGGATATCATACTTGGGTTGCAAGGCGAGATTCCAGCTGGTTCGCGAAAGGGTGTACCGTATGTTGGTGGAAA GGATAAGATTCTGGCTTGTGCAAaacactttgtgggtgatggTGGCACCATCAGGGGCATCAATGCAAATAACACTGAAATTGATTGGCATGGATTGTTGAGTATTCACATGCCTGGCTACTACCAGGCTATTACCAAGGGTGTTGGCACAATTATGGTTTCCTACTCCAGCTGGAATGGGAACAAGATGCATGCCAACCGCAATCTTGTCACCAATTTTCTCAAGAAAACCCTTAGGTTTAGG GGTTTTGTTATCTCTGATTCAGGGGGGATTGATTGGATTACCTACCCACCCCATGCAAACTACTCATACTCAGTTTTGGCAGGGGTTCAGGCTGGTATTGACATG ATAATGGTTCCCTACAACTACACCGAGTTCATTGATACTTTGACAAACCATGTGAATAACAAGGCTATTCCCATGAGTCGGATCGATGATGCTGTCAGGAGGATACTAAGAGTTAAGTTCACCATGGGTCTCTTTGAGAACCCCTTAGCTGATCACGCCTTCGTCGGTCAGCTTGGGAGCCAG GCTCATAGAGATTTAGCTCGGGAAGCTGTGAGAAAGTCACTTGTTCTCCTAAAGAATGGAGAAAATGCAGACGATCCTCTGCTACCTCTGCCCAAAAAGGCAACAAAGATCCTAGTTGCTGGAAGCCACGCCGACAATTTGGGCTATCAATGTGGCGGTTGGACTATCACTTGGCAGGGACTCGGTGGAAACAACAACACTGCCG GAACTACCATCCTGGGTGCCATTAAAGCAGCTGTTGATCCGAGCACAGAAATTATCTTCAGCGAGAACCCGAACGTTAGTTTTGTGAAAGCTAACAACTTCTCTTACGCCATAGTCGTCGTTGGAGAGCCTCCTTACGCCGAGACGCAAGGCGACAGCTTGAACTTGACAATGAGCGAACCGGGTCTGGACACAATCACCAACGTGTGTGGAGGAGTGAAGTGTGTTGTTGTTGTGGTCTCTGGTCGGCCAATCATGATTCAACCATATGTGACACTGATGGATGCGCTTGTGGCGGCATGGCTTCCCGGCTCCGAAGGCCATGGAGTTGCCGATGTGCTTTTTGGAGATTATGGATTCAGCGGGAAGCTTTCTCGTACTTGGTTTAGGACCGTTGATCAGCTCCCAATGAATGTTGGTGATCCTCACTATGATCCACTATTTCCGTTTGGTTTTGGGCTTACAACTAAGCCAGTATAG